In Capsicum annuum cultivar UCD-10X-F1 chromosome 11, UCD10Xv1.1, whole genome shotgun sequence, one genomic interval encodes:
- the LOC107848366 gene encoding NAD(P)H-quinone oxidoreductase subunit L, chloroplastic, translated as MNCSFMNTSLLPKALPSLPLLHGKLSKPSIPHKASKGINLKAIECLPCSKSSLTIQVATLLATVGAEPALAVTGVNNEEDLIWVLIQLAISAFFYFLVCPPIIMTWLRKRWYKRDLLEMYLQFMFVFIFFPGILLWAPFLNFRKFPRDTSMKYPWSTPENSSQVKNMYKKYPWATEEDYEVL; from the exons ATGAATTGCTCATTCATGAACACCTCCCTTCTTCCTAAGGCTTTGCCGTCTCTTCCTCTTCTCCATGGAAAACTCAGCAAACCATCAATTCCACACAAG GCATCAAAAGGTATCAACTTGAAGGCTATTGAATGCTTGCCTTGTTCAAAATCCTCATTGACTATTCAAGTTGCAACACTTTTGGCCACT GTAGGTGCTGAGCCGGCTTTGGCAGTGACAGGAGTGAATAATGAAGAAGACTTGATTTGGGTGTTGATCCAATTGGCTATTTCTGCATTCTTCTATTTCCTTGTTTGCCCA CCTATCATAATGACATGGCTCAGGAAAAGGTGGTATAAGAGGGATCTATTGGAGATGTATTTGCAGTTCATGtttgtctttatctttttccCAGG GATTCTTCTATGGGCACCATTCTTGAACTTCAGAAAGTTCCCAAGAGATACATCAATGAAATATCCATGGTCTACACCGGAAAATTCATCTCAAGTTAAGAATATGTACAAGAAGTATCCATGGGCTACTGAAGAAGACTACGAAGTACTATAA